One window of the Labilibaculum sp. genome contains the following:
- a CDS encoding DUF4301 family protein: MFSKQDQSQFKAKAIDIKTIEEQLNNFRTGFPKMKLKKPATIDDGILQIGDDEQDIYQEVFTAHVKNLSLLKFVPASGAATRMFKSLYDFLNTYQDTEDEYLKFLCHKGPETMFNFFDRIEDFAFYGDLRNIVSENNMDLEKMIDKNQFKQILAMLLTRKGLNYASLPKGLLKFHRYKHFSRTAFEEHLVETLNYAKNSKGDAQIHLTVSEDHKELFEDRLEKTKKTFEEKYNGKLNVTYSVQKSSTDTIAVDMNNEPFRNEDGTILFRPGGHGALIENLNELNADIVFIKNIDNVVPDRLKEITYKFKKVLAGILLERQSFIFDYLRILEEDKDISQNTLDEMLAFLEDKLCTKAPASLKIEDPEKLKKYLFSKFNRPIRVCGMVKNEGEPGGGPFWSRNSDGSVSLQIVEGSQIDKQDVRQTNILERSTHFNPVDLVCGIKDYKGNKFDLNLFVDKQTGFISQKSHNGSDLKAMELPGLWNGAMSDWNSVFVEVPIVTFNPVKTVFDLLRIEHRNL; this comes from the coding sequence ATGTTTTCAAAACAAGACCAATCTCAATTCAAGGCCAAAGCCATTGATATTAAAACCATTGAAGAACAACTAAACAACTTCAGGACTGGTTTTCCTAAAATGAAATTAAAGAAGCCTGCCACAATTGATGACGGAATATTGCAAATTGGTGATGATGAACAGGATATTTATCAAGAAGTGTTTACAGCACATGTCAAAAACCTTTCATTGCTAAAATTTGTTCCTGCTTCGGGCGCCGCCACCAGAATGTTTAAATCGCTGTACGATTTTTTGAACACTTATCAGGACACCGAAGATGAATACCTAAAATTCCTTTGTCACAAAGGACCGGAAACCATGTTTAACTTCTTTGACAGAATTGAAGATTTTGCTTTCTATGGCGATCTTCGAAATATTGTTTCGGAAAACAATATGGATTTGGAGAAGATGATTGATAAAAATCAATTCAAGCAAATTCTGGCCATGCTCCTAACACGAAAAGGTCTTAATTATGCCAGTCTTCCTAAGGGATTGTTGAAATTCCACAGGTACAAACATTTTTCCAGAACAGCTTTTGAGGAACATTTGGTTGAGACTCTAAATTACGCTAAAAACTCCAAAGGAGATGCACAAATTCATCTTACGGTATCAGAAGATCACAAAGAACTATTTGAAGATCGTTTAGAAAAAACCAAAAAGACTTTTGAAGAGAAATATAACGGCAAACTAAATGTAACTTATTCTGTTCAAAAATCATCAACCGACACCATTGCCGTTGATATGAACAATGAACCATTCCGAAATGAAGACGGCACGATCCTGTTTCGTCCGGGTGGACATGGTGCGTTGATTGAAAATTTGAATGAGCTGAATGCTGATATCGTTTTCATTAAAAATATTGACAATGTTGTTCCTGATCGCTTAAAGGAAATAACTTATAAATTCAAAAAAGTTTTGGCAGGCATTCTTCTGGAACGCCAATCATTTATTTTTGACTACTTAAGAATTCTTGAAGAAGACAAAGACATTTCGCAGAACACTCTTGATGAAATGCTTGCCTTTTTAGAAGATAAACTTTGCACAAAAGCACCGGCCAGTCTTAAAATCGAAGATCCTGAAAAACTGAAGAAATACCTGTTTTCCAAATTCAACCGTCCTATTCGTGTCTGTGGTATGGTTAAGAATGAAGGTGAACCTGGTGGAGGGCCATTTTGGTCAAGAAATTCAGATGGATCTGTTTCTCTTCAAATTGTTGAAGGGTCGCAGATTGACAAACAAGACGTCCGCCAAACTAATATTTTGGAACGCTCCACTCACTTTAACCCTGTAGATTTGGTTTGTGGAATTAAAGACTACAAGGGGAATAAATTTGATTTGAATTTGTTTGTTGATAAACAAACCGGTTTCATCTCTCAAAAATCACACAATGGCAGTGATCTTAAAGCCATGGAATTGCCAGGTTTGTGGAATGGTGCCATGTCTGATTGGAATTCTGTGTTTGTAGAAGTCCCAATCGTTACTTTTAATCCTGTTAAAACAGTATTTGATTTGCTTAGAATTGAACATCGCAATTTATAA
- a CDS encoding tetratricopeptide repeat protein translates to MIENTENYLDDDALTLVGRFEEMIKAETLYYFDVHEFESIIDHYTEKGNLLEAVKVSNIANKQHPGAISLQIKKAQILVDREQYLEALSILKHIQGIESSNKEIHLLKGNIYNHLGKPELAKIQFDKALQISYENREDLLFRIALAFEQLSQFDLAIDYLEEALELDEEDSEVLFELGYCYEKIGEDDQSIAAYEQFLELNPFSDNAWYNLGIIFNRMGNFPKAVEAYEFALTVNEQHSKAYFNKANALANQGLFEDAIKCYTEYLEFDDDHASTYSYIGECFEKMDEYEQALINYETAIKIDENLADPWFGMGLILMYQDKIDECLVYLEKAKKLDDTNSDYWFALGSAYARANSPQKAVQAFREAIDLDPFDTTYPITLAEYYHQNENEETAIDVLLESLAQTPNCPQLLSNLAAYYAITGDIKSSEHYIRQAIDIDSENINDIFIQFPELKKNKNFTKLIKANQ, encoded by the coding sequence ATGATAGAGAATACAGAAAACTATCTTGATGATGATGCGCTTACTTTGGTAGGCCGGTTCGAAGAAATGATTAAAGCTGAGACGCTTTACTATTTCGATGTTCATGAATTTGAAAGCATCATTGATCACTATACTGAGAAGGGCAATCTTTTAGAAGCTGTAAAAGTTTCTAATATTGCTAATAAACAGCACCCCGGTGCCATTTCTCTCCAAATTAAAAAAGCTCAGATTTTAGTTGACCGGGAACAGTATCTCGAAGCACTTTCCATTTTAAAGCACATACAGGGTATCGAATCTTCCAACAAGGAGATCCATTTACTTAAAGGGAATATATACAACCATTTAGGAAAACCTGAGCTTGCCAAAATACAATTCGATAAGGCTCTCCAGATAAGTTATGAGAATCGTGAAGATTTACTTTTCAGAATTGCACTTGCTTTCGAGCAATTGAGTCAGTTCGACCTTGCGATAGATTATTTGGAAGAAGCACTGGAACTGGACGAAGAAGATTCAGAAGTTCTTTTTGAATTAGGTTATTGTTATGAGAAAATTGGTGAGGACGATCAAAGCATCGCGGCTTATGAGCAATTTTTAGAGCTAAACCCTTTCTCAGACAACGCCTGGTACAATCTGGGAATCATTTTCAACCGCATGGGGAATTTCCCAAAAGCTGTTGAAGCCTACGAATTTGCACTAACGGTAAATGAGCAGCATAGCAAAGCCTATTTTAACAAAGCCAATGCTCTGGCTAATCAGGGACTTTTCGAAGACGCAATAAAATGCTACACCGAATACCTGGAGTTTGATGATGATCACGCTTCAACCTATTCGTATATTGGTGAATGTTTTGAGAAAATGGACGAATACGAGCAAGCCTTAATCAATTACGAAACAGCCATCAAAATTGATGAGAATTTAGCCGATCCTTGGTTTGGAATGGGACTAATACTCATGTATCAGGATAAAATTGATGAGTGTTTGGTTTATCTTGAAAAAGCTAAAAAATTAGATGATACCAATTCAGACTATTGGTTTGCCCTGGGATCAGCTTACGCCAGAGCCAACTCGCCTCAAAAGGCAGTTCAGGCATTTAGAGAGGCGATTGATCTGGATCCTTTCGATACCACTTATCCAATAACTCTCGCTGAATATTATCATCAAAATGAAAATGAAGAAACAGCTATTGATGTATTGTTGGAAAGTCTTGCCCAAACCCCAAACTGTCCTCAATTGCTAAGTAATTTAGCGGCTTACTATGCAATAACGGGTGACATCAAGTCTTCGGAACATTATATCAGACAAGCGATCGATATCGATTCTGAAAACATTAACGACATCTTTATTCAATTTCCTGAATTGAAGAAAAATAAAAACTTCACCAAACTAATCAAAGCAAATCAGTAA
- a CDS encoding DUF368 domain-containing protein produces MPRKIKDYLLIAFKGMGMGAADVVPGVSGGTIAFITGIYEELINSIKSINASAVKLLFQFKLKEFWQAVNGNFLLSLIFGIFLSFLSLAKLIKYFLAEQPILIWSFFFGLIVASAIVVARKITEWKLRTIIAMLIGIGIAYMVTVVTPAETPTSYWFLFLSGALAICAMILPGISGAFILLLLGKYEYILNAISSFKLDVVAVVGAGAVIGLLSFSNLLSWLLKKYHNMTIGLLAGFMIGSLNKVWPWKQTISTFIDRHGVEKPLLQENILPNTFANILEQDSQLIFAILLAIAGFLLIWMMEKFSPESKTE; encoded by the coding sequence ATGCCCAGAAAAATAAAAGACTACCTTCTTATTGCCTTTAAAGGAATGGGGATGGGAGCAGCAGATGTTGTACCGGGAGTTTCCGGCGGCACAATCGCATTTATTACCGGTATTTACGAGGAATTAATTAACAGCATTAAATCCATTAACGCAAGTGCTGTAAAACTCCTCTTTCAATTCAAACTGAAAGAATTCTGGCAGGCAGTTAACGGAAATTTTCTGTTGTCATTGATCTTCGGAATTTTTTTAAGCTTTTTGTCCTTAGCGAAACTCATCAAGTATTTTCTTGCCGAACAGCCGATTTTAATCTGGTCTTTCTTCTTTGGGTTGATTGTTGCATCTGCAATTGTAGTTGCCCGTAAAATAACAGAGTGGAAATTACGGACTATTATAGCAATGCTTATTGGTATCGGAATTGCCTATATGGTAACTGTTGTTACCCCGGCAGAAACCCCTACCTCCTACTGGTTTCTCTTTCTTTCGGGAGCATTGGCAATTTGTGCGATGATTTTACCTGGAATATCAGGCGCCTTCATATTGCTCCTTTTGGGCAAATATGAATACATCCTAAATGCCATCAGTTCTTTTAAACTGGATGTTGTTGCTGTAGTTGGCGCCGGAGCTGTAATAGGCCTCTTAAGTTTCTCAAATCTGCTAAGCTGGCTGTTAAAAAAATACCACAACATGACTATCGGTTTGCTGGCTGGTTTCATGATTGGATCTTTAAATAAAGTTTGGCCCTGGAAACAAACCATCTCCACCTTTATTGACCGGCACGGAGTTGAAAAACCATTGCTGCAGGAAAATATACTGCCAAATACATTCGCAAATATTCTTGAACAGGATTCACAATTGATATTTGCAATTCTTTTGGCTATTGCCGGATTTCTATTAATTTGGATGATGGAAAAATTTTCTCCGGAATCAAAAACAGAATAA
- a CDS encoding shikimate dehydrogenase yields MDTFGILGFPLGHSFSKKFFTDKFTKENIDASFLNFELSNIQDFPAILEQHPDLKGFCVTIPYKQDVIQFLDDIDPLAERIGAVNSIQIIRENEQFKLVGYNTDIHGFTESLRIFLDGAKPKALILGTGGVSKAVATAFEEMDIEYQFVSRTASDKCISYEMLSSVVISNYHLIVNCTPLGTFPKDDTCPDIPYEYLTKDHFLYDVVYNPAETLFMKKGAEKGAKTHNGLKMLHLQAERNWEIWNS; encoded by the coding sequence ATGGATACATTCGGAATTCTTGGTTTCCCTCTGGGACACTCTTTTTCAAAAAAATTCTTTACGGATAAGTTTACCAAAGAAAATATAGACGCTTCTTTTTTAAATTTCGAACTTTCCAATATTCAGGATTTCCCTGCTATATTGGAGCAACATCCCGACTTAAAAGGATTCTGTGTTACCATTCCCTACAAACAAGATGTAATTCAATTTCTCGATGATATTGATCCTTTGGCAGAAAGAATTGGTGCTGTAAATTCCATACAGATTATCCGTGAAAATGAACAATTTAAATTAGTCGGATACAACACCGATATTCATGGATTTACCGAATCGCTGCGTATTTTTTTGGACGGCGCGAAACCAAAAGCATTGATATTAGGAACTGGCGGGGTTTCAAAAGCTGTAGCCACAGCATTTGAAGAAATGGATATTGAATACCAATTTGTATCCCGAACTGCTTCCGACAAATGCATCAGCTACGAGATGCTTTCCTCTGTGGTTATTAGCAATTACCATTTGATTGTGAATTGTACTCCGTTGGGAACTTTCCCCAAAGATGATACCTGTCCGGATATCCCATACGAATACCTTACAAAAGATCATTTTCTGTACGATGTAGTTTATAATCCTGCCGAAACTCTCTTCATGAAAAAAGGAGCAGAAAAAGGAGCTAAAACTCATAATGGTTTAAAGATGCTTCACTTACAGGCCGAGAGAAACTGGGAGATTTGGAATAGCTAA
- a CDS encoding DUF2339 domain-containing protein, translating to MSDNKDKINQLFEIQEKLHKKQEALSNEISELRHEIIRLKNSETKPLADKEETQILNESLLDNLKNIASPTEQEKPKIETAKTIVTPPVTNQPPKSKSDLEKFIGENLINKIGIAITIIGVAIGAKYSIDNDLISPLTRIILAYLTGIGLLGFGIKLKAKYENYSAVLVSGAIAILYFITYMAYSLYDLFPQAFAFILMLIFTAFTVIAAINYNKQVIAHIGLVGAYAVPFLLSDGSGKVAVLFTYMTIINIGILFIAFRKYWKALQYSSFCLTWLIFFSWFMGKYETSEHFVLGSSFLIVFFAIFYLQFLAYKLVRKEKFNKGNSLLIVSNSLIFFGLGYSILSLHQTGQHLLGLFTLINAVIHSIVSTIIYRQKLADKNIFYLISGLVLLFITIAFPIQLDGNWVTLLWSSEAALLFWIGRTKKISIYEAMSYPLMVLAFFSILQDWTTMYNTYLVDDPETKTALFLNVNFLSSLLFIAFFALINKLNNNIKYPTLLASWIKITKLLSYAIPLILIFTTYYAIRLEIGNYWNQLIEESALNIQAVGEEYSHYYKNYDLKEFKTIWIINYSLLFFSILSFVNIRKLKNKKLAFVSIGLTILTLTVFLTQGLYSLSELRESYLTQSLSEYYQRGTFNIIIRYISLAFAAIALAGIFLHVKEELNTKRYRIAFEYLLSTSILWIFSSELLNWMDISGSTQSYKLGLSILWGSYSLLLIAYGIWKNKKHVRIGAIGLFALTLAKLFFYDISHLSTIAKTIAFVLLGILLLIISFLYNKYKSNMTEEEI from the coding sequence ATGTCAGACAATAAAGACAAAATAAATCAGCTTTTCGAGATACAAGAAAAGCTTCATAAAAAACAAGAGGCTCTGTCGAATGAGATTAGTGAATTACGACATGAAATTATTCGTCTGAAGAACAGCGAAACCAAACCTCTTGCAGATAAAGAAGAGACGCAGATTTTGAATGAGTCTCTTCTTGATAATCTGAAAAACATTGCATCTCCAACAGAGCAGGAAAAACCCAAAATTGAAACTGCAAAAACAATTGTAACTCCTCCTGTAACCAATCAACCTCCAAAATCGAAATCCGATCTTGAGAAATTTATTGGTGAAAATCTGATCAATAAAATTGGGATTGCCATTACCATTATTGGTGTGGCGATAGGTGCCAAGTATTCCATCGACAATGATCTTATCAGTCCTTTAACCAGAATAATTCTGGCTTATTTAACGGGAATTGGTCTGTTGGGTTTTGGTATAAAACTAAAAGCGAAATATGAAAATTACAGCGCCGTTCTGGTGAGTGGTGCCATTGCAATTCTATATTTCATCACCTATATGGCCTACAGTCTGTACGATCTGTTTCCGCAGGCATTTGCTTTTATTTTAATGTTGATTTTCACCGCATTCACAGTTATTGCTGCGATCAATTACAACAAACAGGTAATTGCACATATCGGTTTGGTAGGTGCATATGCGGTTCCTTTTCTGCTAAGTGACGGCTCAGGAAAAGTGGCAGTACTTTTTACTTACATGACCATTATTAACATTGGCATTCTTTTCATTGCATTCAGGAAATACTGGAAAGCATTACAATACTCCTCCTTTTGCCTTACCTGGCTAATCTTTTTCTCATGGTTCATGGGAAAATACGAAACCAGCGAACACTTTGTACTGGGAAGCAGCTTTCTGATCGTATTTTTTGCAATCTTTTACCTGCAGTTCCTTGCTTACAAATTGGTTCGGAAAGAAAAATTCAACAAAGGCAATTCTCTGCTTATCGTATCCAACTCCCTTATCTTTTTTGGCCTGGGGTATTCTATTTTGTCTCTTCACCAGACAGGGCAACATCTATTGGGATTGTTCACCCTTATCAATGCTGTTATTCATAGTATTGTCAGTACAATCATTTACCGGCAAAAACTTGCAGACAAGAATATTTTCTACCTGATATCAGGTCTGGTTTTACTGTTTATCACGATTGCCTTCCCTATTCAGCTGGATGGCAACTGGGTTACTCTGCTTTGGTCCAGTGAAGCCGCTCTGCTCTTTTGGATTGGCCGAACCAAAAAAATATCCATATACGAAGCAATGTCTTACCCCTTAATGGTACTGGCCTTCTTCAGTATTTTGCAGGACTGGACTACAATGTACAACACCTACCTTGTGGATGATCCGGAAACCAAAACCGCACTTTTTTTGAATGTTAATTTTTTAAGCTCATTACTGTTTATTGCTTTTTTTGCACTAATCAACAAACTGAACAACAACATCAAGTACCCAACCTTATTAGCTTCCTGGATAAAAATCACAAAACTATTATCCTATGCTATTCCCCTTATCCTGATATTTACAACTTACTATGCCATCCGATTGGAAATTGGCAATTACTGGAATCAGCTAATAGAAGAATCAGCACTAAACATACAGGCTGTAGGAGAAGAATATTCTCATTACTATAAAAACTACGATTTAAAAGAATTTAAAACGATTTGGATCATCAATTACTCATTACTGTTCTTCTCAATTCTTTCATTTGTAAATATCCGGAAATTAAAAAATAAAAAACTGGCGTTTGTAAGTATCGGATTAACAATACTTACACTCACCGTATTTTTAACCCAAGGATTGTACTCGCTAAGTGAATTAAGAGAAAGTTATCTGACTCAAAGTTTATCGGAATATTATCAACGGGGAACCTTCAATATCATTATCAGATACATCTCATTAGCCTTTGCCGCGATTGCACTGGCAGGTATATTTCTTCATGTAAAAGAAGAATTGAATACAAAAAGGTACAGAATAGCATTCGAATACCTGCTTAGTACCTCCATTCTATGGATATTTAGCAGCGAGTTGCTGAATTGGATGGACATAAGCGGATCGACTCAATCCTACAAGCTTGGATTAAGCATACTTTGGGGGTCGTATTCCCTACTCCTGATTGCTTACGGCATCTGGAAGAATAAAAAACATGTGCGGATTGGTGCAATTGGATTATTTGCACTTACATTGGCAAAACTCTTCTTTTACGACATCTCGCATTTGAGTACAATCGCAAAAACCATAGCATTTGTTTTATTGGGAATACTTCTTTTGATTATTTCGTTCCTGTACAACAAATACAAGAGCAATATGACTGAGGAAGAAATCTAA
- a CDS encoding DUF3999 family protein has product MKNKACFILLLFAFTNSFGQQNNFNFKREIIGTNDQWHKLELPNEILAKLSPNLNDIRITGVSEQNDTLEAPYIIHSTEDQIKNVNVDFKLLNQSRDKNGYYFTFKVPTSNSINQIQLNFEQENFDWKTSLEGSQDQQNWYTLVEDYRILSINNAHTNYQFSKLNFPNANYSFYRIGIKSAEKPKLKSAALSLTEIVKGKSRNYKIKKINTFENKKLQQTEVDIDLESPVLINDLKINIRESFDYYRPVHIQYVTDSTQTEQGWKYNYQTLASGTLNSIEKNKFKFNNTLAQHVKIIIKNSDNEALSISNIEIEGSIYELVVRFSKPAKYFLIYGNSDARKPHYDISRFSDNIPQSITTLALGDEEIITKSESPKAEPLFADEKWLWAVMALIILILGGFTLKMMKKTDEREV; this is encoded by the coding sequence ATGAAAAATAAGGCCTGTTTCATACTATTGCTTTTTGCATTTACCAATTCCTTTGGCCAGCAGAATAATTTCAACTTCAAAAGAGAAATTATTGGTACAAATGATCAATGGCACAAACTGGAACTACCGAATGAAATTCTAGCGAAGCTTTCCCCGAACCTGAACGATATCAGAATCACAGGTGTTTCTGAGCAAAATGACACGCTTGAAGCACCCTACATTATACATTCCACCGAAGATCAAATAAAAAATGTAAATGTTGACTTTAAATTATTGAATCAATCGAGGGATAAAAACGGCTATTACTTCACCTTTAAAGTTCCCACCTCAAATTCAATAAATCAGATTCAGTTGAATTTTGAACAAGAGAATTTCGACTGGAAAACAAGTCTTGAAGGAAGTCAGGATCAACAAAATTGGTATACTCTTGTCGAGGATTACAGAATACTATCCATTAACAATGCACACACCAATTATCAGTTTTCGAAACTTAATTTCCCGAATGCCAATTATTCTTTTTACAGAATAGGAATTAAAAGCGCAGAAAAACCGAAGCTGAAAAGTGCAGCATTATCTCTTACAGAGATTGTAAAAGGAAAGTCGCGTAATTACAAAATAAAGAAAATAAACACCTTTGAAAACAAAAAGCTTCAACAGACTGAGGTAGACATTGATCTGGAATCACCCGTTTTGATAAATGATCTTAAAATCAACATTCGTGAATCGTTTGATTATTACAGGCCGGTTCACATTCAGTATGTAACGGATAGTACCCAAACCGAACAGGGATGGAAATACAACTATCAAACCCTTGCTTCGGGCACGCTCAACTCCATCGAAAAAAATAAGTTTAAATTCAATAACACCCTGGCTCAGCATGTAAAAATCATCATCAAAAATTCGGACAATGAGGCGCTTAGCATTAGCAATATTGAAATAGAAGGCTCTATTTATGAGTTAGTGGTTCGGTTTTCGAAACCCGCCAAATATTTCCTGATCTATGGAAACAGCGATGCACGAAAACCACATTATGACATCTCCCGATTTTCAGACAACATCCCCCAATCAATCACAACACTTGCCCTTGGTGATGAAGAAATAATTACAAAATCCGAATCGCCTAAAGCGGAACCCCTTTTTGCCGATGAAAAATGGTTGTGGGCGGTTATGGCTCTCATCATACTAATTCTTGGAGGCTTCACTCTAAAAATGATGAAAAAAACGGACGAAAGAGAAGTTTAA